From the genome of Pseudomonas sp. FP453:
GTGCAGGTAGCCGTTGAGGCGTGCGACTTCGGCGTTGTCGCCTTGTTCCAGGTCGAGTACGGCGCTTTCCAGGACCTGCGGCAGGACTTCACCGCGACGCACCACCAGCAGCGCTTCCTTGATGCTCAAGCCCTTGATCACGCATTGCTGGGTGCCGCTGGACAGGCGCAGTTGGCCTTGGCCGCGGCCGCCTGCTGGTGCTGCTGCAGGTGCTTGTATCGGCGGGCTGTTGAGCAGGCCTTTGCTGGGCGCAGGGGCGGCGGCGGAAACCGGGGCGGCACGTACGGTCTCGGCCTTGCCGCCGGTCAGGGCGCTCAGGGAGTCGTTGCCAAAGGCCGAGTTCATCTTGGTCGGCGCACTGGCGACCAGGGCGTCGAGACGGCCGATCTTGTGCAGGGCCTGCTTGACCTTGTTCAGCAATTGCTCGTTGGTGAACGGCTTGCTGACGTAACCGGAAACACCGGCCTGGATCGCCTGCACCACGTTTTCCTTGTCGCCACGGCTGGTCACCATCACGAACGGCATGGCCTTGAGGTGCGGTTGCTCACGGCACCAGGTCAGCAGTTCCAGGCCGGACATCTCGGGCATTTCCCAGTCGCACAGCACCAGGTCGAACGTCTCGCGCATCAGGATGGCCTGGGCCTTTTTGCCGTTCACCGCGTCTTCAAGCTTGATCCCGGGGAAGTAGTTGCGCAGGCACTTCTTCACCAGATCGCGGATAAACGAGGCGTCATCCACCACCAATACACTGACTTTACTCATCGACCCTTCATCCTATAAAAACTTCGGCACGCAAGACGCCTGACTGGTGGCATTTTGCCAAAACTCGCTAGTCACAGTCGGACTTTATTGCTTCCGCTGCGCAAAAAATTCGGAGGCCACAAACGAAAACGCCCGGCCAAAGGCCGGGCGTTTATTTCTCGGGCAATCTTACTTATCGTCAGCTTCGCCCGGAACATTAGGGATTTGATCGACCGAACCTTCAACTTCAGCCTTCATGCGCTTGAGGCCCATGTGCCGTACGTCGGTGCCACGCACCAGGTAGATCACCAGCTCCGAGATATTGCGCGCGTGGTCGCCGATGCGTTCCAGCGAACGCAGCACCCAGATGATGCTCAAGACCCGCGAGATAGAGCGCGGGTCTTCCATCATGTAGGTGGCCAGCTCACGCAGCGCGGTCTTGTATTCGCGGTCGATGATCTTGTCGTACTGGGCCACCGACAACGCCAGTTCGGCGTCGAAACGGGCAAAGGCGTCCAGCGCGTCGCGCACCATGTTGCGCACCTGGTCGCCGATGTGGCGCACTTCCACGTAACCGCGCGGGGCTTCGCCTTCTTCGCACAGCTGGATGGCGCGGCGGGCGATCTTGGTGGCTTCGTCGCCGATGCGCTCGAGGTCGATCACCGACTTGGAGATGCTGATGATCAAACGCAGGTCGGACGCCGCCGGTTGGCGACGGGCCAGAATGCGCAGGCATTCTTCGTCGATATTGCGTTCCATCTGGTTGATCTGGTCATCGATCTCACGCACTTGCTGGGCCAGGCCCGAATCGGCCTCGATCAGCGCGGTCACGGCGTCGTTGACTTGCTTCTCCACCAGACCGCCCATCGCCAGGAGGTGGCTGCGCACTTCCTCAAGCTCGGCGTTGAACTGCGCGGAGATGTGGTGGGTAAGGCCTTCTTTGCTAATCATGTTGGCGTCCTTGGAGCGTCCGGTAAGGTGCGGAGAACCGCAGCATCAGTGCAATGAGAACCACGGCTGACTAGCCGTAGCGACCGGTGATGTAGTCTTCGGTCTGCTTCTTCGCCGGATTGGTGAACAGAGTATCGGTATCACCGAATTCCACCAGCTTGCCCATGTACATGAACGCGGTGTAGTCGGAAACCCGCGCCGCCTGTTGCATGTTGTGGGTCACGATGACGATGGTGAACTTGGATTTGAGTTCGTAGATCAGCTCTTCGACTTTCAGCGTCGAGATCGGGTCGAGTGCCGAGCACGGTTCGTCGAGCAGCAGCACTTCCGGTTCCACGGCGATGGTGCGCGCGATCACCAGACGTTGTTGCTGGCCGCCGGACAGGCCGAGGGCCGAGTCGTGCAGACGGTCTTTCACTTCGTCCCACAACGCCGCGCCTTTCAAGGCCCACTCAACCGCTTCGTCGAGGATGCGTTTCTTGTTGATACCCTGGATGCGCAGGCCGTAGACCACGTTTTCGTAGATGGTCTTGGGGAACGGGTTGGGCTTCTGGAACACCATGCCCACACGACGACGCAGCTCGGCCACGTCTTCGCCCTTGCGGTAGATGTTGGTGCCGTAGAGGTTGATTGCACCGTCTACGCGGCAGCCGTCCACCAGGTCGTTCATGCGGTTGAAGGTGCGCAGCAGCGTGGACTTGCCGCAGCCCGACGGGCCGATGAAGGCGGTCACGCGCTGCTTGGGAATGTTCATGCTGACGTCGAACAGCGCCTGCTTTTCACCGTAGTACAGGCTCAGGCCCGGCACTTCGATGGCCACGGTTTCCTGGGCCAGGCTCAGGCTCTGCTTGTCGCGACCCAGGGCCGACATGTTGATGCCGTGGGTGTGGGTTTCATGTTGCATGGGATGCTCCCTGTGCTACCAATTCGTTTCGTTGAACCGCCTGTGGCGGCCTACTCAAATTCTGTGTCTGACGCTGGCCCCTGTGGGAGCTGGCTTGTGTGGGAGCTGGCTTGCCTGCGATAGCATCACCGCTGACTGACTGACTCACCGAGGTGCCTGCATCGCGGGCAAGCCCAGCTCCCACACAAGCCAGCTCCCACAGGAGACCGCGTTAGCTGTCCAACGCTTTGTATTTTTCACGCAGGTGGTTACGAATCCACACTGCCGACAAGTTGAGCGTGGCGATCACCAGCACCAGCAGCAAGGCGGTGGCGTACACCAGTGGCCGTGCCGCTTCGACGTTGGGGCTCTGGAAGCCGACGTCATAGATATGGAAGCCCAGGTGCATGATCTTCTGGTCCAGGTGCAAGTACGGGTAGTTGCCATCCAGCGGCAGCGACGGCGCCAGTTTCACCACACCTACCAGCATCAGCGGCGCCACTTCACCGGCGGCGCGGGCCACGGCGAGGATCATGCCGGTCATCATCGCCGGGCTGGCCATGGGCAGCACGATCTTCCACAGCGTTTCCGCCTTGGTCGCGCCCAGTGCCAGGGAGCCTTCACGTACGGTGCGCGGGATGCGCGCCAGGCCTTCTTCGGTGGCCACGATCACCACCGGCACCGCCAGCAGCGCCAGGGTCAGCGAGGCCCACAGCAGGCCCGGCGTACCGAAGGTCGGCGCCGGCAGGGCTTCGGCGAAGAACAGGCGGTCCACCGAACCCCCCAGTACATACACGAAGAAGCCCAGGCCGAACACGCCGTAGACGATGGCCGGGACACCCGCCAGGTTGTTCACGGCGATACGGATGATGCGCGTCAGGGTGTTCTGCTTGGCGTATTCCCGCAGGTACACCGCCGCCAGCACGCCGAACGGGGTCACGATCATCGCCATGATCAGGGTCATCATCACGGTGCCGAAGATGGCCGGGAAGATCCCGCCTTCGGTGTTGGCTTCCCGTGGGTCATCGCTCAAGAATTCCCAGACCTTGCTGAAGTAGAAGCCGATCTTGGTAAAGGTGCCCATGGCGTTCGGCTGGTAGGCGTGCACCACTTTGCCGATGCCGATCTCCACTTCCTTGCCGTTGCCGTCACGGGCGGTCAGCGCGTCACGGTTGAACTGGGTGTGCAGGTCGGACAGGCGCGCTTCGATGTCCTGGTAACGGGCATTCAGCTCGGCGCGGTCGGCGTCCATGTCGGCCTGGGCGGCAGCGTCGAGCTTGCCTTCCAGTTCCAGCTTGCGACCGTGCAGGCGGATGCGTTCGAGACCGGCGTTGATCGCGCCGATATCGGTTTTTTCCAGGCTCTTGAGCTGGGCGGCCAGCTTGTTCACACGGTCGACGCGGGCTTGCAGCTCCGGCCACGCGGCCTCGCCTTCGGCGATGACCTTGCCATCTTGCTTGACGTTGACCAGGGTACCGTAGAAGTTACCCCACTCACGACGCTCGATGGCCATCAGCTCGACCGGCTTGGTCTGGTCCTTCAACCACTCGCCGACGATCCAGGTGAAGTCGTTGCCGTTCAAGTCCCGGTTGCCGACCTTGATCAGCTCGCGGGTCATGAATTCCGGGCCTTGGTCCGGCACGGGCAGGCCAGCGCTTTTCAGGCGCTCGCGGGGCACTTCTTCCTTCTGCACCACTTCGCCGATGACGATATGGTTGGCCTGGCCCGGCACGCTGTAGTTGGCCTGGATCAGGTCGGCCGGCCAGAAGTGGCCCAGGCCACGTACGGCAATCACGGCCAGCAAACCAATGGTCATGATGACCGCGATGGACACCGCGCCACCGCTGATCCAGACGCCTGGGGCGCCGCTCTTGAACCATCCATTCAGGGAGTTCTGTTTCACAGACTTCTACCTTTCTTAAAGCGACGAGTATTTCTTGCGCAGACGCTGACGGATCAGCTCGGCGAGGGTGTTCATGATGAAGGTGAACAGCAGCAGCACCAGCGCCGAGAGGAACAGCACACGGTAGTGACTACCGCCCACTTCCGACTCCGGCATCTCCACCGCAACGTTGGCCGCCAGGGTGCGCAGGCCTTCGAACAGGTTCATCTCCATCACCGGGGTGTTGCCGGTGGCCATCAGCACGATCATGGTCTCGCCGACGGCGCGGCCCATGCCGATCATCAGCGCCGAGAAAATCCCCGGGCTAGCGGTCAGGATCACCACGCGGGTCATGGTCTGCCACGGCGTGGCACCCAGGGCCAGCGAGCCCAGGGTCAGGCCGCGCGGTACGCTGAACACGGCGTCTTCGGCGATGGAGTAGATGTTCGGGATCACCGCGAAACCCATGGCCAGGCCGACTACCAGGGCGTTGCGCTGGTCGTAGGTGATGCCCAGGTCGTGGGAGATCCACATGCGCATGTCGCCGCCGAAGAACCAGGTTTCCAGGTAGGGGCTCATGTACAGCGAGAGCCAGCCCACAAACAGGATCACCGGGATCAGGATCGCGCTTTCCCAGCCATCGGGAACGCGCAGGCGGATCGACTCAGGCAAGCGGCTGAAGATAAAGCCGGCCACCAGGATGCCAATCGGCAACAGCATCAACAGGCTGAAAATCCCCGGTAGATGCCCCTCGACATACGGCGCGAGGAACAGGCCGGCGAAGAAGCCGAGGATCACCGTCGGCATCGCTTCCATCAGTTCGATCACCGGCTTGACCTTGCGGCGCAGGCTCGGGGCCATGAAGTACGCGGTGTAGATGGCAGCGGCAACAGCCAGCGGTGCGGCCAGCAGCATGGCGTAGAACGCCGCCTTCAGCGTACCGAAGGTCAGTGGCGCCAGGCTCATCTTGGGTTCGAAGTCGGTGTTGGCGGCGGTCGATTGCCAGACGTATTTAGGCTCGTCGTAGTTTTCGTACCAGACCTTGCTCCACAACGCGCTCCACGAGACTTCCGGGTGCGGGTTGTCGAGCAGCAGCGGTTGCAGCTTGCCGCCGGCTTCCACAATCAACGCGGTTGGCCCGTGGCGACAGGCCGAATACGCCTTGGCCATCGACCACCGGATCCACCAGCAGGGTGCGGTGGGCGGTGCTGTGGAACACGCCGAACTTGCCGGAGGCGTCGAGGGCAGTGAAGCCTTTGCGACGTTCTTCGGCGGTGATTTCAACGATAGGCGCGGTGCCCATCTGGAAGGTGCGGATCTGCTTGAGGTGCTGCTCGCCATCCGGGTCGCGGGCCATGAACCACTGGGCCAGGCCGCCTTTGGAGTTACCGACGATCAGCGAGATACCCGCCCACCAACTGGGTGCTGGCGGTGATTTCGGCATCGCCACTTTCCAACAATTTGTATCGACCGTTGAGGCTCTTGTCCCGTAGGTTGAATACATCGGCCAGGGCACGGCCGTTGATCACGTACAACCATTGCTGGCGCGGGTCGATGAAGATCGCCTTCACCGGCTCGGTCATTTGCGGCAGCTCGATACGCTTCTGCTCGCTGGTGACTTCGCCCGTCATCATGTTTTCTTCGCGGCTCAGGGACAGCACGTTCAAGTGCGAACCCGCGGAGCCGGCAACCACCAGGGTGGAATCCGTAGCGTTGAGCGCGACGTGCTCCAGCGGGCGACCGGCGTCATCGAGGACGATCGGCGTTTCGCCGTAGGGGTATTCGATCGCGGGCGAAATGGTTTTCTTGCCGTCCGGGTAGGACACCTTATAGGTGTGGCGGAACACCATGGACTGGCCATTGGACAGACCCAGGATCACCAGCGGGCTGCCGGGCTGGTCTTCACCGATGGAGACGACCTGGCTACCGGCCGGCAACGGCAGGTCGACACGCTTGAGCTCGGCGCCAGTGTCCACGTTGAAGAACAGTGCCTGGCCCTTGTCGGAAACCCGCATGGCGACCTGGTTCTGCTCTTCGAGCGAGATCATCAACGGCTTGCCGGCGTCCTGGATCCAGGCCGGGGTCAGTGCGTCTTCCTTGGTCAGCGAGGCGCCTTGGAACAGCGGCGCAACCACGTAGGCGAGGAAGAAGAAGATCAGCGTGATTGCACCGAGGACGGCGAGGCCGCCGATCAATACATACCAACGGGTCAGGCGATCTTTGAGCGCGCGAATGCGGCGCTTGCGTTGCAGCTCAGGCGTATTGAAATCAATGCGCTTGGGAGGAGAAGTCGTCGTCATGGTGGAATTGGCCAGATCATTCATGCGCACACCCTAGCGATCCTGTATGACAGAAAGATGACAATGCAGTGACGCAAGAAATCCGCCGCGTAGCAGAGCTGGCAGCGGACTAAAAATTAGGAGGCGTAGACGGCTAGTGTGGGAGCGGGCTTGCCCGCGATGGCATCAATACGGTTTCAACTCTACACCGCGTCGCCAGCATCGCGGGCAAGCCCGCTCCCACAGAAAAGCATGCATCTACACCAGGTATTGCAGGCTTACTTGCCGCCTTCTTTCAAACCCAGGTCAGCCAGGGCCTTGGCGGCAACTTTGGCTGGCAGTGGGATGTAGCCGTCTTTCACCACAACTTCCTGGCCCTGTTTGGACAGAACCAGTTTCACGAACTCGGCTTCCAGCGGGGCCAGAGGCTTGTTCGGGGCTTTGTTGACGTAAACGTAGAGGAAACGCGACAGCGGGTATTTGCCGTTCAGGGCGTTTTCTTCGCTGTCTTCGATGAAGTCAGTGCTGCCTTTCTTGGCCAGGGCAACAGTCTTCACGCTGGCAGTCTTGTAGCCGATGCCCGAGTAACCGATACCGTTCAGCGAGGAGCTGATCGACTGCACGACCGAAGCCGAGCCTGGTTGTTCGTTCACGTTTGGCTTGTAGTCGCCTTTGCACAGGGCTTCTTCTTTGAAGTAGCCGTAGGTGCCGGATACCGAGTTACGGCCGAACAGTTGCACTGGCTTGTTGGCCAGGTCGCCGGTCACACCCAGGTCGCCCCAGGTTTTAACGTCGGCTTTGCCGCCGCACAGACGCGTCGAGGAGAAGATCGCATCGACCTGTTCCATGGTCAGGTGCTGGATCGGGTTGTCTTTGTGTACGAACACAGCCAGGGCGTCCACGGCAACCGGGATAGCGGTTGGCTTGTAGCCGTACTTCTGTTCGAAGGCCGCCAGTTCGGTGTCCTTCATTTTGCGGCTCATCGGGCCCAGGTTGGAGGTGCCTTCAGTCAACGCAGGTGGCGCGGTGGCGGAGCCAGCGGCCTGAATCTGGATGTTTACGTTCGGGTATTCTTTTTTGTAGGACTCGGCCCACAGGGTCATCAGGTTGGCCAGGGTGTCAGAACCAACGCTGGACAAGTTGCCCGATACACCGGTGGTTTTGGTGTAGCTCGGGATAGCTGAGTCAACAGCGGCGAACGCGTTAGCAGTCGCAACGCCAGCAGCGACAAAAGTCATGGCCGCCATCAAACGCTTCAGTTTCATGCCTTACTCCTAGCAGATAGGGATAGTTGGATCGGGGCCAAGTATCGGTAGGCCGTGTGAACACTCTATGTCTGGAATATGACAATTAGATGAAAGGCCAGTATTGGCTGTAAACGCGGCAAGGCGGGGAAAGGCTCGTAAACACGGGGGTTCGGGGCAGGAGCGGCGGTGTTTCAGAAATACTCTGTAATGCGATCGCTCCTACATTGCGCAGGAACGATCGCTTTCAAGGCCTTAGCGGGAACGCTTCCACAGATACCCACCCACCAACATCCCCATCACGCACAGCGCGGCGACATAGTAAGCAGGGCCCATCGGGCTTTCCTTCATCAGCAACGACACCGCCAGCGGCGTCAGGCCGCCGAAAATCGCGTAGGCCACGTTGTAGGAGAACGACAAGCCGCTGAAGCGCACCACCGGTGGGAAGGCTTTCACCATCACGTAGGGCACCACGCCGATGGTGCCGACGAACAGGCCCGTCAGGGCGTACAGCGGGAACAGCCAGTCCGGGTGCTGGACCAGGCTGTGGTACAGCGTCCACGAGCTGCACAGCAACAACAGGCAACCGCCGACCAGCACGCGGCCGGCACCGAAACGGTCAGCCAGGGCGCCGGAGAGGATGCAACCCAGGCTCAGGGTAACGATGGCCAGGCTGTTGGCTTGCAGGGCGATAGTCGGCGCAAAGTGATAAACGGTCTGCAATACGGTCGGGGTCATCAGGATGACCACGACGATGCCGGCCGACAGCAGCCAGGTCAGCAGCATCGACAGCACGATGGCGCCACGGTGGTCACGCAATACGGCGCGCAGCGGCAGCTCGGCGGCCAGGGTCTTGCGCTGCTGCATCTCGGCGAAGATCGGCGTTTCATGCAACCAGCGACGCAGGTACACCGACAACAAGCCAAACACGCCGCCCAGCAGGAACGGGATGCGCCAGGCGAAATCCGACACTTCTACCGGGGTGTAGAGGGTGTTGATCGCCGTAGCCACCAGCGAACCCAGGAGGATACCGGCGGTAAGGCCGCTGGTCAGGGTGCCGCAGGCGTAGCCGATGTGGCGCGGCGGTACGTGTTCGGAGACGAACACCCACGCGCCCGGCACTTCGCCACCAATCGCCGCGCCCTGGATGACGCGCATCAGCAGCAACAGGATCGGCGCCCACAGGCCGATCTGCGCGTAGGTCGGCAGCAGGCCCATGATCAGGGTCGGTACGGCCATCATGAAAATGCTCAGGGTGAACATCTTCTTGCGGCCCAGCAGGTCACCGAAGTGAGCCATGATGATGCCGCCCAGCGGGCGCGCCAGGTAGCCGGCGGCGAAGATGCCGAAGGTCTGCATCATGCGCAGCCATTCGGGCATGTCCACCGGGAAGAAAAGTTTTCCGACCACGGTGGCGAAAAACACGAAAATGATGAAATCATAAAATTCCAGCGCCCCGCCCAAGGCAGACAGCGACAGGGTTTTGTAGTCGTTGCGGGTCAGCGGGCGCGAAGGTTGCGCGCTGCTTGCGGGCACGGAGGACATGGCAAGGCTTCTCTTATTAGTCAGAACGGCAGATCCGCTGCGCTGGCTGAGCCAGGGCGGGTTGGGCAAGATAGCAAATCGCCTGGAAAAGCACACCAGAAGCACAGTTGCGCGAAAAAGCCGCAATACAGCGGCTAATTGCCGACCAAATCAGCCACAGACGGTCGTCGCGGCGCAAGGGTCCCGATATACTCGGCCCTTGACGCGCCAGACCCGCAGTCTTGAGAGGCATACCCGGCATGATCGAACTCGAACAAGAAGACCCTATCCCGCAAGGCGACCTCGCCCTGCAAATCACCGCGCTGCCGCGTGAAACCAACGGCTTTGGCGATATCTTCGGCGGCTGGCTGGTCGCGCAGATGGACCTCGCCGGCACCGCCATGGCCAGCAAGGTCGCGGGCGGACGTGTGGCCACCGTGGCCATCGATCGCATGGCGTTCCTGGTGCCGGTCGCCGTGGGCGCGCAGCTGTCCTTTTATACCCAGGCCCTGGAGATCGGCCGCAGCTCGATCCAGATGATGGTCGAAGTGTGGAGCGACGACCCGCTGTCCAGCGAATGGCGCAAGGTCACCGAGGCGGTGTTCGTGTTCGTCGCCATCGACGGCAGCGGCCGAACGCGCTCGGTGCCATCGCGCGCCCGTTAAACCTCGCCGGGTTTTGACGGTCAATTGCCCCATTGCCTGCCATTAAGAGTGCTTGATATGCCTGTGCCCCACGTTGAAACCGTGAAGATCGACGAGCTGGACTGCTGGCGCATCCGCCACAACGGCGCTGAGTTGATGGTGGCCCAACAGGGCGCGCACATCTTCAGTTACGGACGTGACGGCGAGCAGCCGCTGATCTGGCCGAACCCCGAAGCGGTGTTCAAGAAGGGCAAGGGCATTCGTACCGGCGTACCGGTGTGCTGGCCGTGGTTTGGCGTATTTGAGCGCAACCCGCACAGCGTCAAGGCGATGCGCCAGAGCGAGCAGCCGGCCGGCGCCCACGGGTTTGTGCGTACGGCGTTGTGGGAATTGGCTGCGACCGAGCTTGAAGGCGACGCCTTGCGCGTTGACCTGGTATTGCCGGTGCCCGCAGGCGGCTTCCCCGGTTGGCCCCATCAGGTTGACCTGACCCTGAGCCTGCTGCTGGACGAGCAACTGCACATCCGCCTGACCAGCCACAACCGTGGCACCGACACCGTGACCCTCAGCCAGGCGCTGCACACCTACTTCGCCGTGAGCGATGTGCGCAACGTGCAGGTCGACGGGCTGGACGGGACGGCGTATATCGACACCGCTGGCGGCTGGACCGAGAAAAACCAGTCCGGGCTGCTGCACTTCAGCGCCGAGACGGATCGCATCTACCTCGATACGCCGGCGCAGTTGAGCATCGTCGATCAAGACTGGCAGCGTCGCATCCAGCTCACCAGCGAGGGCTCGACGTCCACCGTGATCTGGAACCCGTGGACTGAACGCGCCAAGGCCTTCGATGACATGGCCGATGACGGCTGGACGGGGATGTTGTGCATCGAGACGGCGAATGTGCTGGATGATGTTGTTGAATTGGCACCCGGTCAAAGCCAC
Proteins encoded in this window:
- a CDS encoding response regulator; translated protein: MSKVSVLVVDDASFIRDLVKKCLRNYFPGIKLEDAVNGKKAQAILMRETFDLVLCDWEMPEMSGLELLTWCREQPHLKAMPFVMVTSRGDKENVVQAIQAGVSGYVSKPFTNEQLLNKVKQALHKIGRLDALVASAPTKMNSAFGNDSLSALTGGKAETVRAAPVSAAAPAPSKGLLNSPPIQAPAAAPAGGRGQGQLRLSSGTQQCVIKGLSIKEALLVVRRGEVLPQVLESAVLDLEQGDNAEVARLNGYLHAVVAHEPKPDSDWLQLTFRFIDQDAQKLDYISRLIARGTAQKHFVPGA
- the phoU gene encoding phosphate signaling complex protein PhoU, giving the protein MISKEGLTHHISAQFNAELEEVRSHLLAMGGLVEKQVNDAVTALIEADSGLAQQVREIDDQINQMERNIDEECLRILARRQPAASDLRLIISISKSVIDLERIGDEATKIARRAIQLCEEGEAPRGYVEVRHIGDQVRNMVRDALDAFARFDAELALSVAQYDKIIDREYKTALRELATYMMEDPRSISRVLSIIWVLRSLERIGDHARNISELVIYLVRGTDVRHMGLKRMKAEVEGSVDQIPNVPGEADDK
- the pstB gene encoding phosphate ABC transporter ATP-binding protein PstB, with amino-acid sequence MQHETHTHGINMSALGRDKQSLSLAQETVAIEVPGLSLYYGEKQALFDVSMNIPKQRVTAFIGPSGCGKSTLLRTFNRMNDLVDGCRVDGAINLYGTNIYRKGEDVAELRRRVGMVFQKPNPFPKTIYENVVYGLRIQGINKKRILDEAVEWALKGAALWDEVKDRLHDSALGLSGGQQQRLVIARTIAVEPEVLLLDEPCSALDPISTLKVEELIYELKSKFTIVIVTHNMQQAARVSDYTAFMYMGKLVEFGDTDTLFTNPAKKQTEDYITGRYG
- the pstA gene encoding phosphate ABC transporter permease PstA, with product MKQNSLNGWFKSGAPGVWISGGAVSIAVIMTIGLLAVIAVRGLGHFWPADLIQANYSVPGQANHIVIGEVVQKEEVPRERLKSAGLPVPDQGPEFMTRELIKVGNRDLNGNDFTWIVGEWLKDQTKPVELMAIERREWGNFYGTLVNVKQDGKVIAEGEAAWPELQARVDRVNKLAAQLKSLEKTDIGAINAGLERIRLHGRKLELEGKLDAAAQADMDADRAELNARYQDIEARLSDLHTQFNRDALTARDGNGKEVEIGIGKVVHAYQPNAMGTFTKIGFYFSKVWEFLSDDPREANTEGGIFPAIFGTVMMTLIMAMIVTPFGVLAAVYLREYAKQNTLTRIIRIAVNNLAGVPAIVYGVFGLGFFVYVLGGSVDRLFFAEALPAPTFGTPGLLWASLTLALLAVPVVIVATEEGLARIPRTVREGSLALGATKAETLWKIVLPMASPAMMTGMILAVARAAGEVAPLMLVGVVKLAPSLPLDGNYPYLHLDQKIMHLGFHIYDVGFQSPNVEAARPLVYATALLLVLVIATLNLSAVWIRNHLREKYKALDS
- a CDS encoding phosphate ABC transporter substrate-binding protein PstS, which gives rise to MKLKRLMAAMTFVAAGVATANAFAAVDSAIPSYTKTTGVSGNLSSVGSDTLANLMTLWAESYKKEYPNVNIQIQAAGSATAPPALTEGTSNLGPMSRKMKDTELAAFEQKYGYKPTAIPVAVDALAVFVHKDNPIQHLTMEQVDAIFSSTRLCGGKADVKTWGDLGVTGDLANKPVQLFGRNSVSGTYGYFKEEALCKGDYKPNVNEQPGSASVVQSISSSLNGIGYSGIGYKTASVKTVALAKKGSTDFIEDSEENALNGKYPLSRFLYVYVNKAPNKPLAPLEAEFVKLVLSKQGQEVVVKDGYIPLPAKVAAKALADLGLKEGGK
- a CDS encoding MFS transporter, with product MSSVPASSAQPSRPLTRNDYKTLSLSALGGALEFYDFIIFVFFATVVGKLFFPVDMPEWLRMMQTFGIFAAGYLARPLGGIIMAHFGDLLGRKKMFTLSIFMMAVPTLIMGLLPTYAQIGLWAPILLLLMRVIQGAAIGGEVPGAWVFVSEHVPPRHIGYACGTLTSGLTAGILLGSLVATAINTLYTPVEVSDFAWRIPFLLGGVFGLLSVYLRRWLHETPIFAEMQQRKTLAAELPLRAVLRDHRGAIVLSMLLTWLLSAGIVVVILMTPTVLQTVYHFAPTIALQANSLAIVTLSLGCILSGALADRFGAGRVLVGGCLLLLCSSWTLYHSLVQHPDWLFPLYALTGLFVGTIGVVPYVMVKAFPPVVRFSGLSFSYNVAYAIFGGLTPLAVSLLMKESPMGPAYYVAALCVMGMLVGGYLWKRSR
- a CDS encoding acyl-CoA thioesterase, translating into MIELEQEDPIPQGDLALQITALPRETNGFGDIFGGWLVAQMDLAGTAMASKVAGGRVATVAIDRMAFLVPVAVGAQLSFYTQALEIGRSSIQMMVEVWSDDPLSSEWRKVTEAVFVFVAIDGSGRTRSVPSRAR
- a CDS encoding D-hexose-6-phosphate mutarotase, producing the protein MPVPHVETVKIDELDCWRIRHNGAELMVAQQGAHIFSYGRDGEQPLIWPNPEAVFKKGKGIRTGVPVCWPWFGVFERNPHSVKAMRQSEQPAGAHGFVRTALWELAATELEGDALRVDLVLPVPAGGFPGWPHQVDLTLSLLLDEQLHIRLTSHNRGTDTVTLSQALHTYFAVSDVRNVQVDGLDGTAYIDTAGGWTEKNQSGLLHFSAETDRIYLDTPAQLSIVDQDWQRRIQLTSEGSTSTVIWNPWTERAKAFDDMADDGWTGMLCIETANVLDDVVELAPGQSHTLGVSITATAL